The DNA region GAGAATTCCAGAGACGGGCCGGGGCGCATTGCCCACCCGGCCCTGCCTTTATCCCTGTATAATTACCTAAAATAGTGACTATGCACAACGGTATGGGAGGCATGGTTTCCCAAGTGACATAAGCCGCCGATGAGGAATTCCAGTGGCAGGGTAGGGAATTATTTACCCACATCTGCCTTTATCCCCGTATATGTACATTAATGCAGACTTTATAGAATGATGTTGGATACCTGTTTCCATAATTTTGACCCAGGCCTCCGGGAGGGGCGGGGATGCCTCCGGGGCGTCTATGGACGCTTGGAAATGCAACCGCAAGGTTGTTAAATAATAAAGGTCGCCTGGCGTGGGGCTCAATAAAAGCCGCTATTTGGGATAAGGCATCAAGCCCCCTTCCCTGCTGGAGGAGACCTACCGGGCTCCGCAAGCAGACTCAACATGTCAGCCCCGGAGGTACCCCCGCCCCTCCCGGAGAATATGAGCCACTATTGCCCAAACCGAAAATAATCACTCTTTCTTCACTTTATTGAAATTGTACACTATACTTAACCCATGACCCCAATTTGTCTGCATAACGGAACCGTGATGACCGGCTTTGCCGCCATGGAACATTGCGCGGTGTTGATCGAGGATGGCCTGGTAGCGGATGTTTTTTCCGCCCGGCGTTTCGAGCAGAAGCACTTTGCCCCGTCGATAAAAACAATCGACGTACAGGGCGCCTATATAGCCCCGGGTTTTATCGATACCCACATTCATGGGTTCGGGGGCTATGGGACTGAAGATGGCTCTACGGATTCTGTCATCGAAATGTCCCGGCTCCTGGGGGGTTGCGGGGTTAGCGCATTTAACCCGACCCTATACCCTTCGGAGCCCGAAGAGATGCTCCAGGCGGTGGCCAATATCACCGCCGCCATGGGAAAGGAAAAGGGGGCCCGTATCATGGGGATACACCTGGAGGGGCCCTTTCTTTCACCGGATCGCCTGGGGGTCCAGAGGCCGGAAACGGTTAAAACCGTGGATATCCCCTTTATGGAAAAGCTCTGGGAGGCTGCGGGGGGGCACATCGTTAATATGACTGTGGCCCCGGAGCTTAAGGGTATGCGGGAACTGGCCCTGTTCTGTATCAAAAAGGGGATCGTGCTTCAGGCGGGGCATACGGATGCTAAGTATGAAAACATGGTGGAGGGTATGCAGGTAGGAATACTGCACTCAACACACCTGTTCAATGCCATGAGCAAACTGGATCACCGGAACCCCAATGCGGTGGGGACCATACTGACCCACCCGGAAATTTCCTGCGAGATCATAGCCGATGGTTTTCATGTTCACCCGGACCTGTTCAAGCTGCTCCTGCGGGATAAGCCCATCGACAAAATCATCCTGGTCACCGACGGACTCAAACCTACCGGGCAGACCGAGGGCCCCTTCTTTGCCAACGGGGAGGAGGTGGTGTTTCAGGACGGGTTTTTCCGGCGGAAATCCGACGGGGTGATAGCCGGTTCAGGGCTCACCATGATCCGGGGGGTGAAAAACCTGGTGTCCTTCGGGTTCAGCCTGGAGGATGCGGTGAAGGCCGCCAGCACCAATCCTGCCCAGGTGATGCGGTATAAGGGTAAGGGGACCATCATTCCTGGAAACGATGCGGATCTTGTGGTGTTTGACCACAATTTTACGGTGCTTGCCTCCCTGGTTGGGGGGGATATAAAGTACAATAGCCTGTAGTTCTCGGAGGAACCATGCGCCTTGTTATTCACGATGATTATCATGCTGTCAGCCGCTGGACGGCCGCCTATATCGCGGAGCGTATTAAAAAATTCGATCCCCGGCCGGGCAAACCCTTTGTGCTGGGCCTCCCTACTGGGGAAACCCCTCTGGGGGTTTACCGGGAACTTGTCAGCCTCTACAAGAAGGGGGATGTCTCCTTTGCTAATGTGGTGACCTTCAACATGGATGAGTATGTGGGGCTTGGGAAGGATCACCCTCAGAGTTACTACCAGTTCATGGAAAACAATTTTTTCAGTCATATTGATATCGACAGGAAAAATACCCATATCCTGAATGGTATGGCAGAGGACCTGGAAGCAGAATGCCGGGCCTATGAGGATAGTATTACTGAGTGCGGGGGAATCGAGCTTTTTCTGGGGGGTATGGGCGCCGACGGCCATATCGCCTTTAACGAGCCGGGATCGTCCCTTCACTCCCGTACCCGGGTCAAGACCCTGACCACTGATACGAAGATCGCCAATGCCCGCTTTTTCAATGGGGATATTACCAAGGTGCCCTCCACCGCCCTGACCGTGGGGGTCGCTACGATTACCGATGCCCGGGAGGTACTGATCCTGGTCAGCGGCCACAACAAGGCCCGGGCGCTTCAGGCGTCTGTGGAGGGGGGGGTTAACCATATCTGGACCGCTTCCTGCCTCCAGATGCACCCCAGGGCGATCATTGTCTGCGACGATGCGGCCACCGATGAGTTAAAGGTGGGGACCGTGCGGTACTTCAAGGAAATTGAACGGGAAAATTTGTAGAAAAACTGTTCGAACGATCCTCTGCGGCGGCTCGTTCTTTAAGGATTAGATATACTGAGCCTTTCTCGCTACTTGCAACACCGGCTAAAGCCGGTGCCGGCTTTAGCCGGCAATTTCCCCGCGCAGCACCCGGATCTGCCGGCGCACTTCCTCCGGGGCCGGGCCGCCGGGGAGCTTCCGGGCGGCTACACAGGCTGCAGGGGTGATAGTCTGGTAAATGTCCGCCTCAAAAAGTTCGGACCGGGTCTTGAGTTCCGCTAAAGAGCGGTCGGCGATGCGGGTAAGCCCTGCGGCCACGCAATCCCGGACCACCAGGGCGGCGACTTCGTGGGCTTTGCGGAAGGGGAGGCCCTTGCGGACCAAGTATTCTGCGGCGTCCGTGGCTTCCATGAAACCGCCGATGCAGGCGGCTTCCATGCGGCTTTTATTGAATCGGGCGCTTGCCATCATGCCCCGGAACATCCTGAGGCAGGAGCGGACCGTATCAATGCTGTCAAAAAGCGCCTCCTTGTCTTCCTGGAGATCTTTATCATAGGCGTAGGGAAGGCCCTTCAGCAAAGTTAGCAAGCTTACCAGGTTCCCCGTGGTCCGACCCGACTTGCCCCGGATCAGTTCGGCAAAGTCGGGGTTTTTTTTCTGGGGCATGATCGATGAGCCGGTGCTCCAGGATTCGGCTAAATCAATGAATTTGAATTCCTCGCTGGCCCAGA from Treponema primitia ZAS-2 includes:
- the nagA gene encoding N-acetylglucosamine-6-phosphate deacetylase; this encodes MTPICLHNGTVMTGFAAMEHCAVLIEDGLVADVFSARRFEQKHFAPSIKTIDVQGAYIAPGFIDTHIHGFGGYGTEDGSTDSVIEMSRLLGGCGVSAFNPTLYPSEPEEMLQAVANITAAMGKEKGARIMGIHLEGPFLSPDRLGVQRPETVKTVDIPFMEKLWEAAGGHIVNMTVAPELKGMRELALFCIKKGIVLQAGHTDAKYENMVEGMQVGILHSTHLFNAMSKLDHRNPNAVGTILTHPEISCEIIADGFHVHPDLFKLLLRDKPIDKIILVTDGLKPTGQTEGPFFANGEEVVFQDGFFRRKSDGVIAGSGLTMIRGVKNLVSFGFSLEDAVKAASTNPAQVMRYKGKGTIIPGNDADLVVFDHNFTVLASLVGGDIKYNSL
- the nagB gene encoding glucosamine-6-phosphate deaminase, with product MRLVIHDDYHAVSRWTAAYIAERIKKFDPRPGKPFVLGLPTGETPLGVYRELVSLYKKGDVSFANVVTFNMDEYVGLGKDHPQSYYQFMENNFFSHIDIDRKNTHILNGMAEDLEAECRAYEDSITECGGIELFLGGMGADGHIAFNEPGSSLHSRTRVKTLTTDTKIANARFFNGDITKVPSTALTVGVATITDAREVLILVSGHNKARALQASVEGGVNHIWTASCLQMHPRAIIVCDDAATDELKVGTVRYFKEIERENL